Genomic segment of Nitrospirota bacterium:
GGTGTATGATGACGGTGGTGTCTTTTCTTGCCTCGACCACCTCGTCGAGATAGCATATTCCGCCCTCTCTGACTGCCCTTGTAAGCGGCCCGTCCACCCAGACGGTCTCCCGCCCCTTTATAAGATACCTGCCTACGAGGTCTGATGACGTCAGGTCGTCGTGGCACGAGACCGTATGAACTGGAAGTCCAAGCCGCCATGACATGTGGGTCACAAAGCGGGTCTTGCCGCAGCCGGTCGGTCCCTTCAGCAGGACCGCCATGCCGCTCTTGTATGCCGCCTCGAATATATCCACCTCGTTTCCGACAGGGAGATAAAACGGCTCTATTCCTGTTCCCGGCCCTGTTCCTGTCCCGCTTACTTGCAGTGCGGTTCTTTCAGTATGTACCGTCATCTAAACATTCTCCTTATGCCGCAATCCCGCGGCTTGCGGCCTTGCCCGGGAAGAAGAAGTCATAGAGATAAATGACAAGCCCGATCGCAAATGTGCAGCCGAAGAATAACCTGAGGCCGTAGAAGATACCCATATGACTCTGTGTCTCCATAAATGGCATAGCCATTATGCGCTGCAGGTATACCTGAACAATACCAGCGCCCGTGAGCGATAGGGCTATAAACATCATGGAACTTACCATTAACCAAAAGGCAAGTATCTCGGCCTTTTGATGAGATGGCCTGCTCTTTCTTATGTTAGGCATGGCATACGATGACATAGCCAGGACTATCATTGCATAAGCCCCGAAAAAGGCAAGGTGTCCGTGACTCGCTGTTATCTGTGTACCGTGGGTAAAGTAGTTTATCTGAGGAAGCGTGTGCATGAAACCCCATACCCCTGCCCCCAGCAAAGAAACTATCGCCGTTCCGGCTGTCCATAGAATTGCCGCACGATTTGGGTGATTACGTGTCCTCTTGCCGACCATCTTAAAAGTGAAGGCCACCATCGCGGCAAACGGAAGCACCTCAAATATTGAGAACCATGCGCCCCATGTCTGCCAGAAGGCTGGTGTACCTATCCAGTAGTAGTGATGTCCGGTGCCGATTATACCTGTTAGGAAGGTAAGACCGACTATCAGGTAGAGCCACTTCTCCGCAACTTCGCGATCAATTCCGGTAAGCTTGATAAGAAGAAAAGAGAGAAGCGCAGCCATAATAAGCTCCCACACTCCTTCAACCCAAAGATGTACTACAAACCACCAGTAATACTTGTCTACCACCATGTTATCAGGTTTGAAGAATGCAAAGAGATAGAAAACAGCGAGGCCAAGAAAGCCTGTTAGAAGTATGATTGAAACGCTCGTCCTCTTTCTCCCCTTAATCATTGTCATTATCATGTTGAAGATAAACATCAGCACAACAATGACGATGGCGGCCTTTATAATGAATGGCTGTTCGAGAAACTCCCTGCCGTCATGCCACCGGAAGAGATAACCTACTATGGCAACTACCCCGCCTATAAGAAAGAGCCAGAAATGCAGAAGGGCAAGCTTGACACTATATACCTCACCTTCAACCTCTTCAGGGAGAAGATAATACGCCGATCCCATAAAACCGAAAATAAGCCAGACTACCAGAAGATTGATGTGAATCATTCGGGCTATATTAAAGGGAATAGCCGGAAAAAGCAGGTCAGGCCATATGTACTGTGACCCGATTATAAGACCAAAGATTATCTGTCCGGCAAAAAGCAGCATAGCGGCAATAAAAAACGGATATGCTACGCGCTGTGATTCATATTTGTATTCCATAAAATTCCTCTCCTTCAGATTGTTATTTTTTTCTTAAATACATTACAAGCCAGGTTCGTTAACCCTCTTTGTTGGGCGGCCAGTTATTGGTGTCGATATTTCCCATCCATTTAAAGAACTCAACCAGTGAATCTATGTCTTTCTCTGAAAGGTCGAACTGCGGCATTTTTCTGGTACTGCCCCAGCCCGCAGTTGATGCAACTGTCAGCACTGTGCGCACATAAGGCTCACCTCGTCTTGCAATGACGTTTCCAAGTTCAGGGGCATAGTATGCTCCTTCACCTAAAAGTGTGTGACAGTCTATGCATGCGTGCCTCTCCCATACCTTCTTACCCCATGCAACACCCTCGGTAATATTCTCAGGGTGAGTCCTTTCCGGGTATGATTGGTGCGACATTATGGTAAGTACCAGCAGTATCGCAGAAACAACTAAAGTTGATCCAATAAACATGTTACGTGCCGAAGCTTTTGTCATTTATTCCTCCTGTTTTGACACTTTGAACAATCTTGCTGAATTTAACAAACTTTTAATGCAAATAAGCCTGCTGATCAATGCCGTATTGTGTTGTACGGTAACTACTGACACCTCCCCTCCTGCCATTTTTTATCAAATATCACCTCCACAGCATTGTGCGTATTCGAACCAGCAACTATTTATCAATTATTTTTGTTAATAGAAGAACAGCTGTTTTTCGACAGTAACACAGAGATTCAGGCTATAGGTATGATATAGATCATCTCAGGTATTTATACCTTATCACTTCATCTATGAGGCGGTTTCATGGCCCTGAAGTTATAGAAGGCAGAGTTATTCCCCAAACATCCATCTCTTGAAATTCCAGAAATTGAGCAGTCTCTGGATAAAGGCTGTCTGGTCCACCTTGATGGCGAGTCTCTCGATTTCTACGCGGTTTTTTTCTATCTCTCTGTCCTGAACCCGTTCAAGACCACCGTCTGCTATAAAGTGTCTTATCTTTTCGAGTTCGCCTGCATCGAGCCAGACACCGTGGTTGCCGCACTCATCTATTATTACACCGGATATTTTGGCGAAGTTTTTTCTGTTCATTATCTTGCCGCAACGGACGCAGGGGATGTAGGTTACAGTATCCTCAGGCGGCTCTTTCATGTATTCGTGAATTATGAGACTTTCTTCTCTGTATACGTCAGATTCCCTTGTAGCCATGCGGAATTTGCCCCTGTCC
This window contains:
- a CDS encoding cytochrome c, translating into MTKASARNMFIGSTLVVSAILLVLTIMSHQSYPERTHPENITEGVAWGKKVWERHACIDCHTLLGEGAYYAPELGNVIARRGEPYVRTVLTVASTAGWGSTRKMPQFDLSEKDIDSLVEFFKWMGNIDTNNWPPNKEG
- a CDS encoding zf-TFIIB domain-containing protein, which codes for MICPICGGHIKDKTEDIPPCCPRCKKPLVTFTQKNETAASRPDNREYGNLPPPPQGEGRGRDGVYPGDKYELCQDCGGLWLDRGKFRMATRESDVYREESLIIHEYMKEPPEDTVTYIPCVRCGKIMNRKNFAKISGVIIDECGNHGVWLDAGELEKIRHFIADGGLERVQDREIEKNRVEIERLAIKVDQTAFIQRLLNFWNFKRWMFGE
- a CDS encoding cbb3-type cytochrome c oxidase subunit I, which produces MEYKYESQRVAYPFFIAAMLLFAGQIIFGLIIGSQYIWPDLLFPAIPFNIARMIHINLLVVWLIFGFMGSAYYLLPEEVEGEVYSVKLALLHFWLFLIGGVVAIVGYLFRWHDGREFLEQPFIIKAAIVIVVLMFIFNMIMTMIKGRKRTSVSIILLTGFLGLAVFYLFAFFKPDNMVVDKYYWWFVVHLWVEGVWELIMAALLSFLLIKLTGIDREVAEKWLYLIVGLTFLTGIIGTGHHYYWIGTPAFWQTWGAWFSIFEVLPFAAMVAFTFKMVGKRTRNHPNRAAILWTAGTAIVSLLGAGVWGFMHTLPQINYFTHGTQITASHGHLAFFGAYAMIVLAMSSYAMPNIRKSRPSHQKAEILAFWLMVSSMMFIALSLTGAGIVQVYLQRIMAMPFMETQSHMGIFYGLRLFFGCTFAIGLVIYLYDFFFPGKAASRGIAA